ACGGTCCTTCAATGAAAGACTGGAGAGGAGGAAGAGCGGCACTGAACAACATCATCCCTTCTTCTACAGGTGCTGCCAAAGCGGTAGGAAAAGTAATCCCTGCACTGAACGGAAAACTGACAGGTATGTCTTTCAGAGTGCCTACGGTTGATGTTTCTGTAGTAGATTTAACGGTAAGGTTAGAAAAGGAGACTTCTTACGAAGAAATCTGTGCTGCCATCAAATCTGCTTCTGAAGGGGAATTAAAAGGTATTTTAGGCTACACTGAAGATGCAGTGGTTTCCCAGGATTTTGTAGGGGATAAGAGAACTTCCATCTTCGATAAGGATGCAGGTATCATGCTGTCTCCTAAATTCGTAAAGCTTGTTTCATGGTATGACAACGAGATGGGATATTCCAACAAATTAGTTGATATGCTGATCCATGCTGCTTCTTTAACCAAATAATAAGTAACGGCAATCCATCATACAAACCTTCCGGATCCGGAAGGTTTTTTTTGTATCATTAAATTTGTTATTTTTGATACAGATATGGATTCAGGAATATTTCAGGAAAAATCAGGCTTTCCAAAGGCCTTTGCCATTCTTCTCATCTTTCAGGCTGTAGTGGGGAGCTTTATCCTTATGAAGCATAAGGAATCGCCTTTAATCGTCATCCTCATCACGATTCCGCTAACTTTACTGTTCTTATTTTCTGTTTTAAAATTAAACCTTAACCCGCAGTATTTTGAATATTATTTTTTCCCTTTTGCATTTAGACCGAAAAAAATCAGATGGGATGAAATTAAAGAAATACAATTCGTTCATACAGATCCTGTTTCAGATTTCGGGGGATGGGGTGTCAGGCTGTCGAGGAAATATGGAAAAGCCTTTATCACAGGCAGCCGGGAGATCATCTTCCTCAAGCTGAAAGACGGAAAAAAGAGGTCTTTCTCCATAAAAGATAAGGAAAAGCTGGCGGCATTTTTAGAGAAAAACAACATCCCGTATCAATAAACGATTGAAGATCCATTCGAGTTGAATAATCTCATGATTAAGTTTATCATCCAGTTTAAAGTTGCTTTATAGTTCAACTGATAAATTTCACGGCTCCGTTTCGGCGTAAAACTTGTAATTTTATCTTTAATGGAGAAAAAGATAATGCAACCGCGATTTAAAGATTCACCTCATTTTAAGAATTTCTGGACGAAAGGCAACGGCAGACAGCTGATTGAGTTTTCCGGTGCGGAAGTCGGATTTGCAGATTTTGAAAAGTTTGCCCCTTACTTTTACCATGTAGACGAAACAGGTGATCAGGTGGTAAGGGATATCTATTTCACCAAAAATTTTCATGAAGCCTCCCGGGAAACCGAACAGTATATCCGTAACGGAGTTAATGAAAGCGATCTTGTCCCGGACAGTGTAAAAAAAATGTTTCTCCAGACCCAGAAAATCCCCGATTGGCTGGATGACAACCTACTCAGAAGCGGTGCAGAACTGTGTATGAGAAGCAATCTGGATGCGCTTATTTCACTTCGGGATTACTGCCTGATGGGCGGTTATGATTATGCTTACCTCAACAAACCGCTGATTATTACAGAAGCCTTAAAAAAAGGGGCCGTTAAAAGACTTTCGGAAACACTTGATTTCTGGGTAAACGCAACACGGTATAATGCACTGGAAGTTCATAAAAAGGGATATGAATTTGCTGTGAAAACCCGGCTGATCCATTCTTATGCAAGGCTGTCCATTAAAAAACATTATAAACAATGGAACACTGAAAACTGGGGCGAACCGATCAATTCCTGGGATATGATGGCCACTTACACCGGTTTCAGCCTGGTGTTTCTCCACAGCCTGCACAAGCTGGGAAATACGTTTTCAGACGATGAGGAAAAAGGGCTTTTCCACCTCTGGAAATATGTAGGGTATCTGCTGGGAATGCCTGAAAATCTTTTACCGGACAATAAGAAGGAGGCTACCGAATATTTTTACCTCTGGACTTCCATTCAGCCGCCGGCAGACAAGGATTCTGCCCTGCTTGCCTGTTCCCTATTAGATGAATCTCTTGAAAACCCTATTCTGAAGTATCAATTCCA
The sequence above is a segment of the Chryseobacterium sp. JJR-5R genome. Coding sequences within it:
- a CDS encoding oxygenase MpaB family protein, which codes for MQPRFKDSPHFKNFWTKGNGRQLIEFSGAEVGFADFEKFAPYFYHVDETGDQVVRDIYFTKNFHEASRETEQYIRNGVNESDLVPDSVKKMFLQTQKIPDWLDDNLLRSGAELCMRSNLDALISLRDYCLMGGYDYAYLNKPLIITEALKKGAVKRLSETLDFWVNATRYNALEVHKKGYEFAVKTRLIHSYARLSIKKHYKQWNTENWGEPINSWDMMATYTGFSLVFLHSLHKLGNTFSDDEEKGLFHLWKYVGYLLGMPENLLPDNKKEATEYFYLWTSIQPPADKDSALLACSLLDESLENPILKYQFQRRNLRYLHICCTWFLLDDEVCRRLQIPEVTYRNAFPEIKRAVNKVYDRIVSRKARIKKGNKDQMKVLRDYLRITQNSNFH